In Aquiflexum balticum DSM 16537, a single genomic region encodes these proteins:
- a CDS encoding M14 family metallopeptidase, with protein sequence MNKMFLSVVAGVGMLFSVQSTSLAQSDYPTLSQVAQRLQAISGSGSSAKLSSLTKTEGGKDIWVVKIGKGDLDNKPAIAVVGGAEGFHVLSVELAVQFAERLVKDHSDALDNNTFYVFPNMSPDAYEQYHAALKYERRGNAAKVDHDRDGKISEDGYEDLNKDGLITMMRVESPMGDYKTYDKDERVMVKADVAKGQKGSYLLYPESKDNDKDGNFGEDLVEGIAFNKSLTYKFPIFTPLAGDFAVSQVESRAMLDYLFEQWNIFAIVTFSPANNLTSPLKYNAGDAKKRVITSMLEKDVAINGMVSGMYNESVSQKAFNQSNQGTGGDFFQWAYFHFGRLSFSTPGWWIPEVKGEDGKSESNAEANFLAYAAQEGINNAFVPWTTVNHPDFPNQKVEVGGIRPFVMYNPPFDKVNEIAQEHTDFILKLAAISPKLEFHNVNTEKLGNGLTRITADLFNNSALPTHSEMGEKSRWLRKIRVDINRDAKDLISGDKIKLINNLGAYEKTTLTWIVKGSGAVDIKAGAAHTGIATLNVKL encoded by the coding sequence ATGAATAAAATGTTTCTATCAGTAGTTGCTGGAGTGGGAATGCTTTTTTCCGTTCAATCGACTAGCTTGGCTCAGAGTGATTATCCTACGCTCAGCCAAGTCGCACAAAGACTCCAGGCCATTTCCGGCAGTGGGAGTTCGGCTAAACTCAGTTCACTCACAAAAACAGAAGGCGGAAAAGATATCTGGGTTGTCAAAATCGGTAAAGGAGATTTGGACAACAAGCCTGCCATTGCAGTAGTAGGCGGAGCAGAAGGCTTTCATGTTCTCAGCGTTGAATTGGCGGTTCAATTCGCAGAAAGGTTGGTCAAAGACCATTCTGATGCTTTGGACAATAATACTTTTTATGTTTTTCCCAATATGTCACCTGATGCCTATGAGCAATACCATGCGGCCCTGAAATATGAGCGAAGAGGCAATGCAGCAAAAGTTGATCATGACCGGGATGGAAAAATCAGTGAAGATGGTTATGAAGACCTCAATAAAGACGGTCTGATCACAATGATGCGGGTAGAAAGCCCAATGGGTGATTACAAAACCTATGATAAAGATGAGCGTGTAATGGTCAAGGCCGATGTGGCAAAAGGACAGAAAGGCAGCTACCTCCTTTACCCTGAAAGTAAGGACAACGACAAGGATGGTAATTTTGGCGAGGATTTGGTTGAAGGAATTGCTTTTAACAAGAGTCTTACTTACAAATTCCCAATCTTCACTCCTTTGGCCGGTGACTTTGCTGTTTCTCAAGTTGAAAGCCGCGCAATGCTGGATTACTTATTTGAGCAATGGAATATTTTTGCAATTGTTACTTTCAGCCCTGCAAACAACCTTACTTCTCCATTAAAATATAATGCCGGAGATGCCAAAAAAAGGGTAATTACCTCTATGCTGGAAAAGGATGTAGCTATCAACGGTATGGTTTCGGGTATGTATAATGAATCGGTAAGCCAAAAGGCTTTCAATCAGTCCAATCAAGGTACCGGTGGAGATTTTTTCCAGTGGGCTTATTTTCATTTTGGAAGATTGAGTTTCAGCACGCCCGGATGGTGGATCCCTGAAGTGAAGGGAGAAGATGGCAAATCAGAAAGCAATGCAGAAGCAAACTTTCTCGCTTATGCCGCCCAAGAGGGAATAAACAATGCATTTGTTCCATGGACAACAGTCAACCATCCTGACTTTCCAAACCAAAAAGTGGAAGTGGGTGGAATAAGACCTTTTGTCATGTACAATCCTCCATTTGATAAAGTAAATGAAATCGCCCAAGAACATACTGATTTCATTTTGAAGTTAGCCGCAATAAGCCCAAAACTGGAGTTTCACAATGTAAATACAGAAAAACTCGGCAATGGGCTTACCAGAATCACTGCTGACCTATTCAATAATTCAGCTTTACCTACCCATTCCGAAATGGGTGAAAAATCGCGTTGGTTGAGAAAAATCAGGGTGGACATCAACAGGGATGCCAAAGACCTGATTTCAGGTGACAAGATCAAATTGATCAACAATTTGGGTGCCTATGAAAAAACCACCCTTACCTGGATTGTGAAAGGTTCAGGTGCTGTGGACATCAAAGCAGGTGCAGCCCATACTGGTATCGCAACTCTCAATGTGAAACTCTAA
- a CDS encoding IS1634 family transposase, which yields MFVRKKPNKSGLVSVQVIDKSQGKYKVLKTIGSSKDTLEIERLVAEGKSYAQKQMGLQEIDFTDHRRIFTDVLSSISSHKLVGIQYVLGKIFDDIGFTQINEELFKDLVLYRLVYPKSKLKTTEYLYRYEQKSYSEDDIYRFMDRLHSRYKDLVQKISFEHTLQVLDGGIHAVFYDVTTIYFEIEKEDDIRKPGFSKDGKHKHPQIVLGLLVSKDAYPLAYDIFEGNKYEGDTFLPILEGFRMKYNFEKLTVVADAGLLSNKNVQELVEKGYEFILGARIKNEKESVKKEILGLDFEKDQSRAIKKEGMTLVVTYSQDRAKKDRYNRERGVKRLEMQLKSGKLTKSSINNKGYNKFLRMEGEVALALDQEKVDMDAKWDGLKGYLTNSTMTKEEVLENYRHLWQIEKAFRVAKNELKIRPVFHHKRERIEAHICLNFTAYKVYKELDRILKSKKAGLSPEKAIEIIQNIHEIGLVTPNKEVIKKTIILTEEQKSVQEIFGF from the coding sequence ATGTTTGTTCGCAAAAAGCCAAATAAAAGTGGACTTGTCAGTGTACAGGTAATAGATAAAAGCCAAGGGAAATATAAGGTTCTAAAGACCATTGGCTCAAGTAAAGATACCTTAGAAATTGAGCGTCTGGTTGCCGAAGGTAAAAGTTATGCTCAAAAACAAATGGGGCTTCAGGAGATCGACTTTACCGATCACAGGAGGATATTTACTGATGTGCTGTCTTCAATCAGTTCACATAAGCTTGTGGGCATACAGTATGTTTTGGGGAAGATATTTGATGATATTGGTTTTACTCAGATCAATGAGGAGCTTTTCAAAGATCTTGTGTTATACCGTCTGGTTTACCCTAAAAGCAAGCTTAAAACAACAGAATATCTTTACCGTTACGAACAGAAGTCTTACTCCGAAGACGACATTTACCGCTTTATGGATAGGCTGCATTCCAGGTATAAGGATCTGGTCCAAAAGATCAGCTTTGAACATACCCTGCAAGTTTTGGACGGTGGCATCCACGCGGTTTTTTATGATGTTACAACCATCTACTTTGAAATAGAAAAAGAGGATGATATCAGAAAGCCCGGGTTTTCAAAAGACGGGAAGCACAAACATCCCCAGATTGTACTGGGTTTGCTGGTGAGCAAAGACGCATATCCATTGGCTTATGATATTTTTGAGGGAAACAAATACGAGGGGGATACATTCCTTCCCATTCTGGAGGGCTTCCGCATGAAATACAATTTTGAAAAGCTCACAGTTGTTGCAGATGCAGGCCTTCTTTCAAACAAAAATGTGCAGGAACTTGTCGAAAAAGGCTACGAGTTTATTTTGGGAGCAAGGATTAAAAATGAAAAAGAATCTGTCAAAAAAGAAATCCTGGGGCTTGACTTCGAAAAAGACCAGAGCAGGGCAATTAAGAAAGAAGGTATGACCTTGGTCGTTACCTATTCGCAAGACCGGGCAAAAAAGGATCGGTACAATAGGGAAAGAGGTGTCAAAAGGCTAGAAATGCAGTTGAAATCGGGGAAACTTACCAAGTCGAGTATCAATAACAAAGGCTACAACAAGTTTCTTAGAATGGAAGGTGAAGTGGCGTTGGCACTTGACCAGGAAAAAGTGGATATGGACGCAAAATGGGATGGGCTCAAGGGATACTTGACCAACTCAACTATGACCAAAGAGGAAGTTCTGGAAAACTACCGCCACCTTTGGCAGATAGAGAAAGCATTCCGGGTTGCAAAAAACGAATTGAAAATAAGGCCTGTTTTCCACCATAAAAGGGAAAGAATAGAGGCCCATATATGCCTGAATTTTACGGCATACAAAGTGTACAAAGAACTTGACAGGATACTCAAATCCAAAAAGGCCGGATTAAGCCCCGAAAAGGCAATCGAGATCATACAGAACATCCATGAAATAGGTTTGGTCACCCCAAACAAGGAAGTCATCAAGAAAACAATAATCCTTACCGAAGAACAGAAATCAGTACAAGAAATATTCGGATTTTAA
- a CDS encoding universal stress protein, which produces MFKKIALAIAFSPRLEALICEAKRIKDIFSAELLLIHVGEKSPELENNLQQLLTKHGLNESQIKTIWQKGNPANKIIQTCTEENVDFLVAGALKTEGFFKYYIGSIARKIIRKAKCSVLILVDPLEEPTPFQRVVINGTQQDQTPFVIEKGLDWCKYDQAKQVFIVNEIKMYGFQMATAGEGGEEEISNTRRKLVAEEVAYVENILNKLDKGDLKVSIKITCGKWGVELARFATDTKADLLIVGDEGKLGFLDRLFPHDLEDILSDLPCNLLILKNL; this is translated from the coding sequence ATGTTTAAAAAAATTGCTTTAGCCATAGCCTTCTCGCCCAGGTTGGAGGCTTTGATTTGTGAGGCCAAACGAATCAAAGATATTTTCAGTGCGGAATTGCTTCTCATTCATGTAGGTGAAAAAAGTCCTGAGTTAGAAAATAATCTACAACAATTGCTTACCAAACACGGTCTTAATGAAAGCCAAATCAAAACTATATGGCAAAAAGGGAATCCTGCCAACAAAATTATCCAGACTTGCACGGAAGAAAATGTCGACTTCTTGGTGGCAGGCGCCTTAAAAACTGAAGGGTTTTTCAAATATTATATTGGTTCTATTGCCAGGAAAATTATTCGAAAAGCGAAGTGCTCAGTTTTAATTTTGGTGGACCCTTTGGAAGAACCCACACCTTTTCAAAGGGTTGTCATCAATGGCACGCAGCAGGATCAAACTCCCTTTGTTATCGAAAAGGGACTGGATTGGTGTAAATATGATCAGGCAAAACAGGTATTTATTGTCAATGAGATTAAAATGTATGGGTTTCAGATGGCTACAGCTGGAGAGGGGGGAGAGGAAGAAATTTCAAACACCAGAAGAAAACTGGTGGCTGAAGAAGTGGCTTACGTTGAAAATATTTTAAATAAATTGGATAAAGGTGACCTTAAAGTGAGCATAAAAATAACCTGTGGTAAATGGGGAGTAGAATTGGCAAGGTTTGCCACTGACACCAAAGCGGATTTATTGATTGTGGGAGACGAGGGAAAATTGGGGTTTCTTGATAGGTTATTTCCTCATGATTTGGAGGATATATTAAGTGATTTGCCCTGCAATCTTTTGATTCTAAAAA
- a CDS encoding M14 family metallopeptidase, with the protein MKIKNWIYTAALGVAISFLGIQETEAQVAQERYFRAIGTPHNPKVQVSWNRYHTNLALEEIMKDMAKKHPNLVKLQSIGKSFQGNDIWVLTITDFNVGKENEKPAMWIDGNIHSNEIQGTEFTLYAAWYLSEMYGELEFITELLKDKTFYIAPTINPDAHDYFIKEANNLNSPRSGMMILDNDGDGIAGEDPFDDLNGDGHITFMIRKSPTGRYVKDQMDPRKLIPVAADQKGEYEMLGYEGIDRDGDGVVNDDGIGYYDPNRDWGWNWQPDYVQRGALRYPFSVPENRAVVEFVLNHPNIAGAQSYHNYGGMILRGPGAEEDLGTYNQTDIRIYDAIAKKGEEFMPGYKYLVVYKDLYSVFGGQLDWFYGGRGIFTYSNELMTSYLYFHQNAGRGNQDEQMKVDQYLTFGDAFVNWEEYDHPQYGKIEVGGFKKNFGRLHPGFLMEQDAHRNSAFTILHAYHTPKLSVSEVNEKDLGGGLKEITATIYNERLIPTHSSQDLKYKIERPDYVSISGAKVLAGFVVENEDFNKLSEQKVNPEKISVANIPGMGAVKVRWVVTGGNNYSINVDSAKGGKASWKK; encoded by the coding sequence ATGAAAATCAAAAACTGGATATATACAGCTGCCTTAGGAGTCGCAATCAGCTTCCTAGGCATACAGGAGACAGAAGCCCAAGTCGCACAAGAAAGATATTTCCGTGCCATAGGTACTCCACACAACCCAAAGGTTCAGGTTTCCTGGAACAGGTACCACACCAATCTGGCCTTGGAGGAAATCATGAAGGACATGGCCAAAAAACACCCAAACTTGGTCAAACTGCAAAGTATAGGCAAATCATTTCAGGGAAATGATATTTGGGTACTTACCATCACTGACTTCAACGTTGGAAAAGAAAATGAAAAGCCCGCTATGTGGATAGATGGCAATATTCACTCCAATGAAATTCAGGGAACTGAATTTACTTTATACGCAGCTTGGTATCTTTCTGAGATGTATGGCGAACTGGAATTCATTACAGAATTATTGAAAGACAAAACCTTCTACATCGCTCCTACCATCAATCCTGATGCCCATGATTATTTTATCAAGGAAGCAAACAACCTAAACTCCCCAAGATCCGGAATGATGATTTTAGATAATGATGGAGATGGAATCGCGGGCGAAGATCCTTTTGACGATCTTAATGGAGATGGCCACATCACTTTTATGATCAGAAAATCACCTACAGGAAGATATGTAAAGGATCAGATGGATCCCAGAAAGCTTATCCCTGTGGCAGCCGATCAAAAAGGCGAATATGAAATGTTAGGTTATGAAGGTATCGATAGAGACGGTGATGGCGTAGTTAATGATGATGGTATAGGATATTATGACCCTAATCGAGATTGGGGATGGAACTGGCAGCCGGATTATGTGCAAAGAGGTGCATTGAGATATCCTTTCTCCGTACCTGAAAACAGGGCGGTGGTAGAGTTTGTATTGAATCATCCCAATATTGCCGGCGCTCAGAGTTACCATAATTATGGTGGCATGATTCTGAGAGGCCCGGGTGCTGAGGAAGATTTGGGAACTTACAACCAAACTGATATCCGTATCTATGATGCTATTGCCAAAAAAGGTGAAGAGTTTATGCCTGGATATAAATATTTAGTGGTTTATAAAGACCTCTATTCCGTATTCGGTGGACAATTGGATTGGTTCTATGGAGGAAGGGGTATTTTCACCTATTCCAATGAACTGATGACTTCCTATCTGTATTTTCATCAGAATGCAGGAAGAGGAAACCAAGATGAGCAAATGAAGGTGGATCAATACCTGACTTTCGGTGATGCCTTTGTGAATTGGGAAGAATATGACCATCCACAATACGGCAAGATTGAAGTCGGTGGTTTTAAGAAAAACTTTGGAAGACTTCATCCCGGATTCCTGATGGAACAGGATGCCCACAGAAATTCTGCATTTACTATTTTGCATGCTTATCACACTCCAAAATTGAGCGTGTCAGAAGTAAATGAAAAAGATTTGGGTGGTGGTTTAAAAGAAATCACTGCTACTATCTACAATGAAAGATTGATCCCAACCCATTCCAGTCAGGATTTGAAATACAAAATCGAAAGACCTGATTATGTCAGTATTTCGGGGGCAAAAGTTCTGGCAGGATTTGTAGTAGAAAATGAAGATTTCAACAAACTCTCAGAGCAAAAAGTCAATCCTGAAAAAATCTCCGTGGCCAATATCCCTGGAATGGGAGCGGTCAAAGTGAGATGGGTTGTGACCGGAGGCAACAATTACAGTATCAATGTGGATTCTGCCAAAGGCGGAAAGGCTTCATGGAAGAAATGA